The Coffea arabica cultivar ET-39 chromosome 4e, Coffea Arabica ET-39 HiFi, whole genome shotgun sequence genome includes a window with the following:
- the LOC113741761 gene encoding protein SLOW WALKER 2-like isoform X1, with translation MKEMGTKKFKAKTSDEDVDALKSEVASFASSIGLSTSAAPSSGFDDSDFRKKGPLKPRPQKPHDGNRSPLSKRDKPKNNQQVTETKGIKSDSRPKPKPGFQLENDGSKFATEKFKNLPKLPLVKASALGVWYVDAAELEEKVVGGPEAKKKVEIKNLEEWKALVEKKKEQGERLLAQFARDYETSRGQSGDIKMLIATQRSGTAVDKVSAFSVMVGDNTVANIRSLDVLLGMVTSKIGKRHALTAFEVLKELFVSSLLPDRKLKTLFQRPLNLLPETKDGYSLLLFWYWEECLKERYERFVSAIEEASRDVLAILKDKALKTIYTLLKSKPEQERRLLSALVNKLGDPGKKAASNADFHLSKLLADHPSMKAVVIDEVDNFLFRPHLGLQAKFYAVNFLSQIRLSHKGDGPKVAKRLIEVYFALFKVLISDANREHGTDKCSKEKTRKISSSKCNPKNATPESHVEMDSRLLTALLTGVNRAFPFVSSDESDKIIETQTPILFQLVHSRSFNVGVQALMLLDKISTRNQIVSDRFYRALYSKLLLPAAMNSSKEEMFIGLLLRAMKNDINLRRVAAFSKRLLQVALQQPPQYACGCLFLLSEVLKARPPLWNIVLQNELIDEDFEHFEDVLEDDEYAANPKQNEMVESANAQGGAAIDMDSDALPCEDGSAPSDSKGKASDDANDLLLEGGQRKLQGSKPMADGSGLASEVTTIRTTSPGGYSPRHREPLYCNADRASWWELRVLASHVHPSVATMANTLLSGANIVYNGNPLNDLSLTAFLDKFIEKKPKQSTWHGASEIEPTKKLDTNNLLIGPEILSLAESDVPPEDLVFHRFYTNKMHSSNKPKKKKKKKGAEDEIAEELYAVDGEDDESDNEAIENMLDSSNPPLENDGEYDYDDLDNIANEDDDELIGQVSDEEPDLPSHVAGGELEGSEISGWEDDDGVDVGLGEADDGSSDEDSFDERGRKGKSKSRRNALASPFASMEEYEHLIINDGTPETEVPNQKKHVRTKKKRRTSK, from the exons ATGAAAGAAATGGGGACTAAGAAATTCAAGGCCAAAACATCTGACGAAGACGTAGACGCCCTCAAATCCGAAGTAGCCTCATTCGCTTCTTCCATTGGCCTCTCTACTTCCGCTGCCCCCTCCTCGGGCTTCGACGATTCTGATTTTCGCAAGAAAGGCCCCCTTAAACCCCGACCCCAGAAACCCCATGATGGAAACAGGTCACCGCTGAGCAAGAGGGACAAACCCAAAAACAATCAGCAGGTGACGGAGACGAAAGGAATCAAATCCGACTCCAGACCCAAACCCAAACCTGGATTTCAACTCGAAAATGACGGTTCCAAATTTGCCACCGAGAAGTTCAAGAATTTACCTAAGCTTCCGCTGGTGAAAGCAAGTGCACTGGGGGTCTGGTACGTCGATGCTGCTGAGCTGGAGGAGAAAGTGGTAGGAGGGCCGGAAGCAAAGAAGAAAGTTGAGATTAAGAATTTGGAGGAAtggaaggctttggtggagaagaagaaggagCAGGGAGAGAGGTTGTTGGCTCAATTTGCGCGGGACTATGAGACTTCCAGAGGCCAAAGTGGAGATATTAAGATGCTCATTGCCACTCAGCGCTCTGGAACAGCTGTGGATAAGGTTTCTGCTTTTTCGGTTATGGTTGGAGATAACACGGTTGCTAATATCAGATCGCTTGACGTGcttttgg GAATGGTGACTTCAAAAATTGGAAAGCGCCATGCCTTGACAGCTTTTGAAGTACTGAAAGAGCTTTTTGTTTCTAG CTTGTTACCAGATCGTAAGCTAAAGACACTATTTCAGCGGCCTTTAAATCTTCTTCCTGAGACTAAAGATGGCTACTCTCTTCTACTTTTTTGGTATTGGGAGGAATGCCTAAAAGAAAG GTATGAACGCTTTGTTTCTGCCATTGAAGAAGCATCAAGAGATGTTTTAGCAATACTTAAAGACAAGGCGCTGAAG ACCATCTATACTCTGTTGAAGAGCAAACCAGAGCAAGAGCGTCGTTTGCTTTCTGCATTAGTGAATAAA CTGGGTGATCCTGGAAAGAAAGCTGCATCCAATGCTGATTTTCATCTGTCAAAGCTTTTAGCGGACCATCCAAGCATGAAG GCTGTGGTTATTGATGAAGTGGACAATTTTCTTTTCCGGCCTCATCTTGGGTTACAAGCCAAATTTTATGCT GTTAACTTCTTAAGCCAAATTCGTTTAAGTCACAAGGGAGATGGGCCGAAAGTGGCAAAGCGTTTGATCGAGGTGTATTTTGCACTATTTAAG GTATTGATTTCTGATGCCAATAGGGAGCATGGGACGGACAAATGCAGTAaagaaaaaactagaaaaatttcTAGTTCAAAATGTAATCCAAAGAACGCTACGCCAGAATCTCATGTTGAGATGGATTCCCGGTTATTAACAGCTCTTTTAACA GGTGTGAATAGAGCGTTTCCTTTTGTTTCTAGCGATGAATCTGACAAGATTATTGAAACCCAGACGCCAATCTTATTTCAGCTG GTTCATTCTAGGAGCTTTAATGTGGGAGTTCAAGCATTAATGCTTCTTGACAAGATCTCTACCAGAAATCAAATTGTTAGTGATAGATTCTACCGAGCCTTATATTCAAAACTCTTGCTACCAGCTGCCATGAACTCTTCAAAG GAGGAAATGTTTATTGGGCTACTTCTAAGGGCGATGAAAAATGACATCAATCTAAGGAGGGTCGCTGCTTTCTCTAAGCGTTTGTTACAG GTTGCTCTTCAGCAGCCACCTCAATATGCATGTGGATGTCTTTTCCTCCTCTCTGAAGTTCTTAAAGCAAGACCGCCCCTTTG GAATATAGTGCTTCAGAATGAGTTGATTGATGAGGACTTTGAGCATTTTGAAGACGTGCTGGAGGACGATGAATATGCAGCCAAtccaaaacaaaatgaaatggtTGAATCAGCTAATGCTCAGGGTGGTGCTGCTATTGACATGGATTCTGATGCCTTACCCTGTGAAGATGGCTCTGCACCTTCTGATTCTAAAGGCAAGGCTTCAGATGATGCAAATGATCTACTTCTGGAAGGTGGTCAACGTAAACTTCAGGGTTCCAAGCCAATGGCTGATGGTAGTGGGCTTGCGTCTGAAGTGACAACTATTAGGACCACTTCCCCTGGAGGTTACAGCCCACGACACAGGGAACCTTTATACTG TAATGCAGATCGTGCTAGTTGGTGGGAGTTGAGAGTATTGGCATCACACGTGCACCCATCTGTTGCTACCATGGCCAACACACTTCTTTCTGGGGCCAACATTGTTTACAATGGCAACCCTCTTAATGATCTTTCACTTACCGCCTTTCTGGACAAGTTCATTGAAAAGAAACCAAAACAGAGCACATGGCACGGTGCCTCCGAAATTGAACCTACCAAAAAG CTTGACACGAACAACCTGTTGATTGGACCTGAAATTCTCTCACTGGCAGAAAGTGATGTGCCTCCGGAGGATCTTGTGTTCCATAGGTTCTACACCAACAAGATGCATTCCTCcaataaaccaaaaaagaagaagaagaagaaaggagcaGAGGACGAAATTGCTGAAGAGTTGTACGCCGttgatggtgaagatgatgaaagCGACAATGAAGCGATTGAGAACATGTTGGATTCATCAAATCCTCCTTTGGAAAATGATGGAGAGTATGATTACGATGATTTGGACAACATAGCCAATGAAGATGATGACGAGCTAATTGGTCAGGTAAGTGATGAGGAGCCGGATCTCCCTTCTCATGTTGCTGGTGGTGAACTCGAGGGTTCTGAGATCAGCGGCTGGGAAGATGATGATGGTGTTGATGTAGGATTAGGAGAAGCAGATGATGGGAGTAGTGATGAGGACAGCTTCGACGAGAGGGGGaggaaaggaaaatcaaaatcACGTAGGAATGCTTTGGCATCGCCTTTTGCAAGCATGGAAGAATATGAGCATCTCATCATCAATGACGGAACTCCAGAAACAGAGGTTCCCAATCAGAAGAAGCATGTAAggaccaaaaagaaaaggaggacgTCCAAGTGA
- the LOC113741761 gene encoding protein SLOW WALKER 2-like isoform X2, giving the protein MKEMGTKKFKAKTSDEDVDALKSEVASFASSIGLSTSAAPSSGFDDSDFRKKGPLKPRPQKPHDGNRSPLSKRDKPKNNQQVTETKGIKSDSRPKPKPGFQLENDGSKFATEKFKNLPKLPLVKASALGVWYVDAAELEEKVVGGPEAKKKVEIKNLEEWKALVEKKKEQGERLLAQFARDYETSRGQSGDIKMLIATQRSGTAVDKVSAFSVMVGDNTVANIRSLDVLLGMVTSKIGKRHALTAFEVLKELFVSSLLPDRKLKTLFQRPLNLLPETKDGYSLLLFWYWEECLKERYERFVSAIEEASRDVLAILKDKALKLGDPGKKAASNADFHLSKLLADHPSMKAVVIDEVDNFLFRPHLGLQAKFYAVNFLSQIRLSHKGDGPKVAKRLIEVYFALFKVLISDANREHGTDKCSKEKTRKISSSKCNPKNATPESHVEMDSRLLTALLTGVNRAFPFVSSDESDKIIETQTPILFQLVHSRSFNVGVQALMLLDKISTRNQIVSDRFYRALYSKLLLPAAMNSSKEEMFIGLLLRAMKNDINLRRVAAFSKRLLQVALQQPPQYACGCLFLLSEVLKARPPLWNIVLQNELIDEDFEHFEDVLEDDEYAANPKQNEMVESANAQGGAAIDMDSDALPCEDGSAPSDSKGKASDDANDLLLEGGQRKLQGSKPMADGSGLASEVTTIRTTSPGGYSPRHREPLYCNADRASWWELRVLASHVHPSVATMANTLLSGANIVYNGNPLNDLSLTAFLDKFIEKKPKQSTWHGASEIEPTKKLDTNNLLIGPEILSLAESDVPPEDLVFHRFYTNKMHSSNKPKKKKKKKGAEDEIAEELYAVDGEDDESDNEAIENMLDSSNPPLENDGEYDYDDLDNIANEDDDELIGQVSDEEPDLPSHVAGGELEGSEISGWEDDDGVDVGLGEADDGSSDEDSFDERGRKGKSKSRRNALASPFASMEEYEHLIINDGTPETEVPNQKKHVRTKKKRRTSK; this is encoded by the exons ATGAAAGAAATGGGGACTAAGAAATTCAAGGCCAAAACATCTGACGAAGACGTAGACGCCCTCAAATCCGAAGTAGCCTCATTCGCTTCTTCCATTGGCCTCTCTACTTCCGCTGCCCCCTCCTCGGGCTTCGACGATTCTGATTTTCGCAAGAAAGGCCCCCTTAAACCCCGACCCCAGAAACCCCATGATGGAAACAGGTCACCGCTGAGCAAGAGGGACAAACCCAAAAACAATCAGCAGGTGACGGAGACGAAAGGAATCAAATCCGACTCCAGACCCAAACCCAAACCTGGATTTCAACTCGAAAATGACGGTTCCAAATTTGCCACCGAGAAGTTCAAGAATTTACCTAAGCTTCCGCTGGTGAAAGCAAGTGCACTGGGGGTCTGGTACGTCGATGCTGCTGAGCTGGAGGAGAAAGTGGTAGGAGGGCCGGAAGCAAAGAAGAAAGTTGAGATTAAGAATTTGGAGGAAtggaaggctttggtggagaagaagaaggagCAGGGAGAGAGGTTGTTGGCTCAATTTGCGCGGGACTATGAGACTTCCAGAGGCCAAAGTGGAGATATTAAGATGCTCATTGCCACTCAGCGCTCTGGAACAGCTGTGGATAAGGTTTCTGCTTTTTCGGTTATGGTTGGAGATAACACGGTTGCTAATATCAGATCGCTTGACGTGcttttgg GAATGGTGACTTCAAAAATTGGAAAGCGCCATGCCTTGACAGCTTTTGAAGTACTGAAAGAGCTTTTTGTTTCTAG CTTGTTACCAGATCGTAAGCTAAAGACACTATTTCAGCGGCCTTTAAATCTTCTTCCTGAGACTAAAGATGGCTACTCTCTTCTACTTTTTTGGTATTGGGAGGAATGCCTAAAAGAAAG GTATGAACGCTTTGTTTCTGCCATTGAAGAAGCATCAAGAGATGTTTTAGCAATACTTAAAGACAAGGCGCTGAAG CTGGGTGATCCTGGAAAGAAAGCTGCATCCAATGCTGATTTTCATCTGTCAAAGCTTTTAGCGGACCATCCAAGCATGAAG GCTGTGGTTATTGATGAAGTGGACAATTTTCTTTTCCGGCCTCATCTTGGGTTACAAGCCAAATTTTATGCT GTTAACTTCTTAAGCCAAATTCGTTTAAGTCACAAGGGAGATGGGCCGAAAGTGGCAAAGCGTTTGATCGAGGTGTATTTTGCACTATTTAAG GTATTGATTTCTGATGCCAATAGGGAGCATGGGACGGACAAATGCAGTAaagaaaaaactagaaaaatttcTAGTTCAAAATGTAATCCAAAGAACGCTACGCCAGAATCTCATGTTGAGATGGATTCCCGGTTATTAACAGCTCTTTTAACA GGTGTGAATAGAGCGTTTCCTTTTGTTTCTAGCGATGAATCTGACAAGATTATTGAAACCCAGACGCCAATCTTATTTCAGCTG GTTCATTCTAGGAGCTTTAATGTGGGAGTTCAAGCATTAATGCTTCTTGACAAGATCTCTACCAGAAATCAAATTGTTAGTGATAGATTCTACCGAGCCTTATATTCAAAACTCTTGCTACCAGCTGCCATGAACTCTTCAAAG GAGGAAATGTTTATTGGGCTACTTCTAAGGGCGATGAAAAATGACATCAATCTAAGGAGGGTCGCTGCTTTCTCTAAGCGTTTGTTACAG GTTGCTCTTCAGCAGCCACCTCAATATGCATGTGGATGTCTTTTCCTCCTCTCTGAAGTTCTTAAAGCAAGACCGCCCCTTTG GAATATAGTGCTTCAGAATGAGTTGATTGATGAGGACTTTGAGCATTTTGAAGACGTGCTGGAGGACGATGAATATGCAGCCAAtccaaaacaaaatgaaatggtTGAATCAGCTAATGCTCAGGGTGGTGCTGCTATTGACATGGATTCTGATGCCTTACCCTGTGAAGATGGCTCTGCACCTTCTGATTCTAAAGGCAAGGCTTCAGATGATGCAAATGATCTACTTCTGGAAGGTGGTCAACGTAAACTTCAGGGTTCCAAGCCAATGGCTGATGGTAGTGGGCTTGCGTCTGAAGTGACAACTATTAGGACCACTTCCCCTGGAGGTTACAGCCCACGACACAGGGAACCTTTATACTG TAATGCAGATCGTGCTAGTTGGTGGGAGTTGAGAGTATTGGCATCACACGTGCACCCATCTGTTGCTACCATGGCCAACACACTTCTTTCTGGGGCCAACATTGTTTACAATGGCAACCCTCTTAATGATCTTTCACTTACCGCCTTTCTGGACAAGTTCATTGAAAAGAAACCAAAACAGAGCACATGGCACGGTGCCTCCGAAATTGAACCTACCAAAAAG CTTGACACGAACAACCTGTTGATTGGACCTGAAATTCTCTCACTGGCAGAAAGTGATGTGCCTCCGGAGGATCTTGTGTTCCATAGGTTCTACACCAACAAGATGCATTCCTCcaataaaccaaaaaagaagaagaagaagaaaggagcaGAGGACGAAATTGCTGAAGAGTTGTACGCCGttgatggtgaagatgatgaaagCGACAATGAAGCGATTGAGAACATGTTGGATTCATCAAATCCTCCTTTGGAAAATGATGGAGAGTATGATTACGATGATTTGGACAACATAGCCAATGAAGATGATGACGAGCTAATTGGTCAGGTAAGTGATGAGGAGCCGGATCTCCCTTCTCATGTTGCTGGTGGTGAACTCGAGGGTTCTGAGATCAGCGGCTGGGAAGATGATGATGGTGTTGATGTAGGATTAGGAGAAGCAGATGATGGGAGTAGTGATGAGGACAGCTTCGACGAGAGGGGGaggaaaggaaaatcaaaatcACGTAGGAATGCTTTGGCATCGCCTTTTGCAAGCATGGAAGAATATGAGCATCTCATCATCAATGACGGAACTCCAGAAACAGAGGTTCCCAATCAGAAGAAGCATGTAAggaccaaaaagaaaaggaggacgTCCAAGTGA
- the LOC113741763 gene encoding 17.4 kDa class III heat shock protein-like — protein MSTVVEAINHLFNFPETLDKFLLNSSSRAGEGAGSVANDSRGGVGSLPAVDILDSPKAYVFYVDVPGLSKSDIQVTLEDENTLVIRSNGKRKREDGEEEGCKYIRLERSAPQKLSRKFRLPDNANASAISAKCENGVLTVTVEKLPPPPKSKTVQVAIS, from the exons ATGAGCACTGTGGTGGAAGCAATAAATCATCTTTTCAATTTCCCAGAAACCCTTGACAAATTCTTGCTCAATTCGTCTTCCCGGGCAGGGGAAGGGGCTGGCAGTGTTGCCAATGACAGCAGGGGAGGAGTAGGTTCCCTCCCAGCAGTTGACATTCTTGATTCGCCCAAGGCTTACGTCTTCTACGTGGATGTTCCTGGCTTGTCCAAGTCTGACATTCAG GTGACTTTGGAAGATGAGAACACATTGGTGATCCGGAGTAATGGGAAGAGGAAGCGTGAAGATGGCGAAGAGGAAGGCTGCAAGTACATAAGGTTGGAGAGGAGTGCACCCCAGAAGTTGTCGAGGAAGTTCAGATTACCCGACAATGCTAATGCGTCTGCCATTTCTGCCAAATGTGAAAATGGGGTCTTGACCGTGACTGTGGAGAAGCTGCCTCCTCCACCCAAGTCCAAGACCGTTCAAGTTGCTATTTCCTAG
- the LOC113741762 gene encoding probable complex I intermediate-associated protein 30 isoform X1 has protein sequence MSRFRGLWQASVNATKKALTWNVDDWIPPSEKYIFSFNSKDELKKWHLYSDSEYGGLSTASLEIKNVGNASSVTTGIFSGNLSSDLSEGSRWNISRSGFCGMRSRKFDGFIDLESYDTIALKLKGDGRCYISTIYTENWVNSPAQHEDNSWQAFVFVPKDNWYIAKIPIARYLPTWRGNVIDANLEMNPSRVVGMSFSVNAEGGVPGARTGPGDFRVEIDWIKAFRTQ, from the exons ATGTCAAGGTTCCGTGGATTATGGCAGGCTTCTGTTAATGCTACTAAAAAAG CTCTAACTTGGAACGTCGATGACTGGATTCCACCAAGTGAAAAATACATATTTAGCTTTAATTCAAAGGATGAGCTTAAAAAGTGGCATCTCTATTCCGATTCCGAGTATGGAG GTCTGTCTACAGCATCTCTAGAAATCAAAAATGTTGGAAATGCATCAAGTGTTACTACCG GAATATTTTCTGGGAACCTTTCTTCTGATCTTTCTGAGGGTTCAAGGTGGAACATCAGTCGAAGTGGCTTCTGTGGCATGCGTTCTAGAAAG TTTGATGGCTTTATTGACTTGGAATCATATGACACAATAGCTCTAAAACTTAAAGGAGATGGGAGATGCTATATTTCTACT ATTTATACGGAGAATTGGGTGAATTCTCCAGCACAACATGAAGATAACTCGTGGCAAGCATTTGTCTTTGTGCCTAAAGACAACTGGTATATAGCTAAG ATACCCATTGCTCGGTATTTGCCAACGTGGAGAGGGAATGTTATTGACGCAAATTTGGAGATGAATCCTTCTCGAGTTGTTGGCATGTCGTTTTCTGTTAACGCAGAAGGTGGAGTTCCAGGTGCTAGGACTGGTCCAGGTGATTTTCGAGTGGAAATCGATTGGATCAAAGCCTTTAGAACGCAGTGA
- the LOC113741762 gene encoding probable complex I intermediate-associated protein 30 isoform X2 — MSRFRGLWQASVNATKKALTWNVDDWIPPSEKYIFSFNSKDELKKWHLYSDSEYGGIFSGNLSSDLSEGSRWNISRSGFCGMRSRKFDGFIDLESYDTIALKLKGDGRCYISTIYTENWVNSPAQHEDNSWQAFVFVPKDNWYIAKIPIARYLPTWRGNVIDANLEMNPSRVVGMSFSVNAEGGVPGARTGPGDFRVEIDWIKAFRTQ, encoded by the exons ATGTCAAGGTTCCGTGGATTATGGCAGGCTTCTGTTAATGCTACTAAAAAAG CTCTAACTTGGAACGTCGATGACTGGATTCCACCAAGTGAAAAATACATATTTAGCTTTAATTCAAAGGATGAGCTTAAAAAGTGGCATCTCTATTCCGATTCCGAGTATGGAG GAATATTTTCTGGGAACCTTTCTTCTGATCTTTCTGAGGGTTCAAGGTGGAACATCAGTCGAAGTGGCTTCTGTGGCATGCGTTCTAGAAAG TTTGATGGCTTTATTGACTTGGAATCATATGACACAATAGCTCTAAAACTTAAAGGAGATGGGAGATGCTATATTTCTACT ATTTATACGGAGAATTGGGTGAATTCTCCAGCACAACATGAAGATAACTCGTGGCAAGCATTTGTCTTTGTGCCTAAAGACAACTGGTATATAGCTAAG ATACCCATTGCTCGGTATTTGCCAACGTGGAGAGGGAATGTTATTGACGCAAATTTGGAGATGAATCCTTCTCGAGTTGTTGGCATGTCGTTTTCTGTTAACGCAGAAGGTGGAGTTCCAGGTGCTAGGACTGGTCCAGGTGATTTTCGAGTGGAAATCGATTGGATCAAAGCCTTTAGAACGCAGTGA